The DNA segment CAGCAATTTCTATGCTTAGCAATAAATGGTGAGAAGGTGGTTAAGAAAGACACAGAGGTGTAAGCCGCGCCGATCACAGAAGTAATTGATGCTGCCCAAATCACAATTCCAAAAATAATCAACCCGATATTTCCTGCAACGTGAGAAAATGGCGTTGCTGCTGGGTTGGCAGGATCAAGTTTTACCCCTTGAGAAACCACGCCAAGCACGGCAAGGAACAGCACGACACGCATAATTGAGGCGATAAGAATGGCTGAAATAGAGCTTTTACTCACCTCTTTCAACGAATCTTTGCCCGTAATTCCTGCATCTAATAGACGATGTGCCCCTGCAAAGGTGATGTAACCCCCAACAGTTCCACCAACAAGGGTAACAATCGCAATCACATCTAATTTTTCTGGCACAAAAGTATGTACCACGGCATCAGCAACGGGCGGATTCGCATTCACTGCCACATAAATGGTCAGAGCAATCATCACAAAGCCCATCACTTGTGCAAAGCGATCCATTATTTTGCCTGCTTCTTTAAACAAGAAAATACCAACAGCAATCGCACCACTGATAATCGCCCCCGTTTCTGCTGGCAAGCCGGTTAGGATATTTAGCCCTAACCCCGCACCGCCAACATTACCGATATTAAAAGCGAGCCCACCCATAACGATCAATACGGCAAGAAAATAGCCCGCTCCGGGTAAAACCGCATTCGCAATGTCTTGTGCCTTTTTCTCTGACACGGCGACAATTCGCCAAATATTGAGCTGTGCACCAATATCCAACAAAATGGAAAGTAAAATCACAAAGCCAAAGCTAGCGAATAAGGTTTGGGTGAATGTGGCGGTTTGCGTTAAAAAGCCCGGGCCAATGGCTGACGTTGCCATTAAGAATGCCGCCCCCAGTAATGCACTGCGGTTTTTAATCATAAAATACTCCTGTATATTTTTTGTTATTAATTGATGTTATGTTTAATTTGATTTCAGTTGAATATTATGTTCCGTCAAAGCCTGACGAATTTTTTCAGCAAAAGAAATGGCGTGCTCACCATCACCGTGTAAACAAATGCTATCGGCTTTAATTGGCACTTCTACGCCATCAACGCTTGGCACAGTGCCTTGTAACACCATTTGCAACACTTGGCTGATGGCTTCGTCATCATTTTCTACCATTGCATCTGGGCGAGTACGCGGCACTAATGAGCCGTCTGCAAGATAATGGCGATCGGCGAAGACTTCTGAAATCACCCCTAAGCCCTGTTGTTCCGCCACTTGCAACATTAAACTGCCCGATAAGCCCATTAATTTCAGTTTAGGATCAAAGGCTTTTAGGGTTTGTGCGATCAGGGTGGCAAGCGCTTCATCTTTTGCCGCTTGGTTATATAACGCACCGTGGGGTTTCACATAAGCCAGTGGCACAGTTTCCGCTTCGCAAAGGGCTTTGATTGCACCGAGTTGATAGAGCAAGCAGGCTTTCAATTCTTCATCAGGCAGTTGCATATTGGTTCGACCGAAATTTTCGCGATCTGGAAAACTTGGGTGTGCGCCTACTTGTACTTGGTTCTCTTTTGCCCAACGAATGGCTTTTCGCATTTCGTTGAAATCCCCTGCGTGTAAACCGCAAGCGACATTGGCTGAAGTAACAAGCTGCAATAAGCGTTGATCATTACCGCAGCCTTCTGCTAAATCCACATTTAAATCAACGTGTTTCATTTACTTTTCTCCTTATGCGAGCTAAATAATCTTGGTTTTGTTGATAACGTTCACGTGCTTCCTGATGAGAAATCACGGAAAAATGCACCGCACTTTCTAACGCATTTTGTGCTAAACGCCCGAGATCCGCTTCGATCACACAAGCTATTTTGGGATAACCGCCCGTAGTTTGCGTGTCCGCCATTAAAATAATCGGCATTCCGTCTGGTGGCACTTGCACGGTTCCCATTGGAGCGGCGTAAGAAAGCATTTCCAGTGGCTGAGTGAGATTGAGTTTTTGCTCTCCACTGAAACGATAGCCCATTCGACTGCTATTTTTTTCTAATCGCCAAGGCTGGCTTTGGAAAACTTGCTTACTTTGTGCGGTGAAATGGTCAAATTCGGAGGACGGCACGAGATGAATTTTATTGGTAAAATCAATCGGTTCAATGCTGATCGTAGGAAGGAAACTATCGCGTTTGCCTGTGGCTATATTATCTCCCGCACGCAATAATCGCCCCTGATAACCACCAAATCCTGCTTTGAGATCGGTGCTGCAAGAACCTAGCACTTTCGGCACGCTAAAACCACCTGCTACACAAAGATAAAGGTAATTCCCCATTGTGATCCGTTTAACCGTTAAACGCTGGCGTGCTTTTGCGGTGTATCGCCAATAAGCGTAAATCGGCTGATCATCAAGGTAGGCTTCACATAATGCACCGGTGAAACAAAAAGGCGTATCACAATCGAAAGTTAGGCTAAAACCGCCTAGCGTTGCCTCAATGGCTGGGGTATCAGGCTCATTTTCCAGTAAAAGGTTACCTGCCTGTAATGCTAAGCCGTCCATTGCGCCGGTGTGTCCAATGCCAAAATTACGAAAACCAAAACGCCCTAAATCTTGGATATGGGCAAAGCCATACATATTTTCAATATAAATCATAGGGTTATACTCTCCGCCACAAATTTTACGTTATCGCCAGCCATTAACAACACCGGCGGCTCTTGGCGAATATCAAATAATGGCATTTCCGTTCTGCCAAGTAATTGCCAGCCCCCTGGGGAAGTGAATGGATAAACGCCAGTTTGGCTGCCACCAATGCCCACTGAACCTGCGGGAACTTTGGTTCTTGGCTGTTCTCGTCTTGGTGTGTGTAAATTCTCAGGTAAGCCGCCTAAATAAGGAAAGCCCGGTTGAAAGCCCATCATAAAAACGGTGTAAGTCGGTGCAGTGTGGCGGCGGATAATTTCTTCGGGAGTGGTGTGATGAAATTTCGCTACATCAAATAAATCTTCGCCAAATTCACCGCCATAATGCACGGGGATTTCGATTAATCGACTTTGGCGTGTTGCTGTTTGTTGTTCGCTTTGTTGCCAATAATGTAAGACTTGTTGCTCAAGTGCGGTGGGATTTGTGTCAAAATGATAAAACAGGGTGAAATTGTTCATTCCCACCACCACTTCTTGCACATTGGGCTGCTGACGCATTTGCTCTGCAACAAGCCAAATACGTTGTTGCTTTGGTAGCTCTGCTGGCGGCGGTAAGGAACAAAGGAGAGAGCGTTCACTGGTTAAGGAAAAAGTTAGCATACATAACCCTCGTTTGTTAATGAGATGTTATTTTTCTAACGTTATTTCAACATACTGTCAAGGGGAAATGAATGATTTGGTTGAAAATAAAAAAAGCCACTTAATTTTCGTTAAGTGGCTTGGGGATTAATTAAAATAAAATTAGTGAGCCATCATCAATAGCATAATTGCCATTTTCATATCATTTTCTGACATTTCTTGATTGTTAAAAATTAATTTTTGCTTATCTTTATCCAACAAGATTTTAAAGTGAGCTTTATCATCTTTTAACATAAGGAAATTATTGCTTCTCATTTCTGTGAGATATTGGTTAACTATATTTTCAACTTCTTGCTCTGATACCTGTTGTGTTCTTGGGTTTATTGCAAAGATATTTTTAACGAATTGAACTAACGCTTTTTTCTCTGATTCCGCAGTAATTTTAAAGCTATCAAAGGCATCGAAAACTTTTTCATTTTCTAATGCGCTCTGAAACGCTTGGTTTAAAGCAAATTTTACTTCACCTTCTAGGGCTTTACCTTTATCATTGAAAAGTTCAAGTTTATCAATATTTAACATAGGTTGATTGGCCAAAATTTCTTGTTGGATTTGGCTAAAAATCTTATCATTCTTGAAAGAACGCTCATCAAGTTCATTTAAACGATTTACCGCATCGCCTAAAATGTGATTTAATGAACCTTTGAATTTTAATCCTGTAATTGGTTTATTATCCAGTAAGATATTTTTAACATCATAATCAAAGTTCATATCAATAAAACCATCTTTTTCATTGATTTTATTTTCAATCTCAAGCTTATCTAAAACAAGATCAAGATTATTTTCGGCTTCGTGAAGGGAAATTTTCTCAATTGAAATATCGGTATCGCCTTGATAAATATTTTTCCAAGGAGTTGGTGAAATATCACTTTTCCCTTTTAAATTTTCTATGTCTAAACGATCTTTATTATCCATAATTAAAGAAAATTTGCTCACATCAATTTCAGATTTACCATAGCCTTGCTGATCAAGGTCAAATTTTCCGTCTAAATTCCAAGCCATTTCAACTTGATCAGCCGTTTTGTGAGCT comes from the Avibacterium avium genome and includes:
- a CDS encoding NRAMP family divalent metal transporter — encoded protein: MIKNRSALLGAAFLMATSAIGPGFLTQTATFTQTLFASFGFVILLSILLDIGAQLNIWRIVAVSEKKAQDIANAVLPGAGYFLAVLIVMGGLAFNIGNVGGAGLGLNILTGLPAETGAIISGAIAVGIFLFKEAGKIMDRFAQVMGFVMIALTIYVAVNANPPVADAVVHTFVPEKLDVIAIVTLVGGTVGGYITFAGAHRLLDAGITGKDSLKEVSKSSISAILIASIMRVVLFLAVLGVVSQGVKLDPANPAATPFSHVAGNIGLIIFGIVIWAASITSVIGAAYTSVSFLTTFSPFIAKHRNCWIIVFIVISTAVLATIGKPAQVLVFVGTLNGLILPISLGLILLAAHRSKIVGDYKHPVWMTAAGALVVILMAVLSIMTLSKYIGNLMA
- the pxpA gene encoding 5-oxoprolinase subunit PxpA translates to MKHVDLNVDLAEGCGNDQRLLQLVTSANVACGLHAGDFNEMRKAIRWAKENQVQVGAHPSFPDRENFGRTNMQLPDEELKACLLYQLGAIKALCEAETVPLAYVKPHGALYNQAAKDEALATLIAQTLKAFDPKLKLMGLSGSLMLQVAEQQGLGVISEVFADRHYLADGSLVPRTRPDAMVENDDEAISQVLQMVLQGTVPSVDGVEVPIKADSICLHGDGEHAISFAEKIRQALTEHNIQLKSN
- a CDS encoding biotin-dependent carboxyltransferase family protein codes for the protein MIYIENMYGFAHIQDLGRFGFRNFGIGHTGAMDGLALQAGNLLLENEPDTPAIEATLGGFSLTFDCDTPFCFTGALCEAYLDDQPIYAYWRYTAKARQRLTVKRITMGNYLYLCVAGGFSVPKVLGSCSTDLKAGFGGYQGRLLRAGDNIATGKRDSFLPTISIEPIDFTNKIHLVPSSEFDHFTAQSKQVFQSQPWRLEKNSSRMGYRFSGEQKLNLTQPLEMLSYAAPMGTVQVPPDGMPIILMADTQTTGGYPKIACVIEADLGRLAQNALESAVHFSVISHQEARERYQQNQDYLARIRRKVNETR
- the pxpB gene encoding 5-oxoprolinase subunit PxpB, encoding MLTFSLTSERSLLCSLPPPAELPKQQRIWLVAEQMRQQPNVQEVVVGMNNFTLFYHFDTNPTALEQQVLHYWQQSEQQTATRQSRLIEIPVHYGGEFGEDLFDVAKFHHTTPEEIIRRHTAPTYTVFMMGFQPGFPYLGGLPENLHTPRREQPRTKVPAGSVGIGGSQTGVYPFTSPGGWQLLGRTEMPLFDIRQEPPVLLMAGDNVKFVAESITL
- a CDS encoding YdgA family protein, which translates into the protein MKKSALSIGLIAILGGAWCGGAWYTGKIAEQKYNDYIQFSNQRLQQSFADTGYSVKINNAVLNRGFFSSDVRYQLEIKGEELNGTIPFVGKIHHGPITLNDFSFALFSADTEVEKTQDTQAYFTDNGKNPLRTVTTMSYGQEIKGKVYSDVAHKTADQVEMAWNLDGKFDLDQQGYGKSEIDVSKFSLIMDNKDRLDIENLKGKSDISPTPWKNIYQGDTDISIEKISLHEAENNLDLVLDKLEIENKINEKDGFIDMNFDYDVKNILLDNKPITGLKFKGSLNHILGDAVNRLNELDERSFKNDKIFSQIQQEILANQPMLNIDKLELFNDKGKALEGEVKFALNQAFQSALENEKVFDAFDSFKITAESEKKALVQFVKNIFAINPRTQQVSEQEVENIVNQYLTEMRSNNFLMLKDDKAHFKILLDKDKQKLIFNNQEMSENDMKMAIMLLMMAH